In a single window of the Acetonema longum DSM 6540 genome:
- the rsmA gene encoding 16S rRNA (adenine(1518)-N(6)/adenine(1519)-N(6))-dimethyltransferase RsmA: protein MIHPTIAKKDVTLHIIKTFGLGMSKKLGQNFLIDEQVVNSIVTAAHLSSADTVLEIGPGIGTLTQGLAETSAQIVSVELDVKLIQVLAKTLEGYQNVRVVHGDILKFDISREITAERYKVVANLPYYITTPIIMHLLESRLPIELLVTMVQKEVAERMVAAPGGKDYGALSVAVQYYTQPEILFNVPPQSFIPSPAVESAVIRCTVRNVPPVALQEEKLFFRVVKGAFAQRRKTLSNALKTTGLDKAAIGWMLSQAAIDPQRRGETLSLQEFADIANAWSTYKNR, encoded by the coding sequence ATGATTCATCCGACTATCGCGAAAAAAGACGTTACCTTACATATTATTAAGACCTTTGGCCTGGGTATGAGCAAAAAATTGGGACAGAATTTCCTGATTGACGAACAGGTGGTAAACAGTATTGTAACAGCGGCTCATTTGTCCTCCGCCGACACGGTGCTGGAAATCGGGCCGGGTATTGGCACTTTGACGCAAGGCTTGGCCGAAACCAGTGCACAAATTGTCAGCGTGGAATTGGATGTTAAGCTGATTCAGGTATTGGCTAAGACTTTGGAAGGGTATCAAAATGTGCGGGTGGTTCACGGCGATATTCTAAAGTTTGACATTTCCCGGGAAATTACGGCGGAACGATATAAGGTAGTGGCGAATCTGCCTTATTACATCACAACTCCTATCATTATGCACCTTTTGGAATCCCGTTTGCCGATTGAACTGTTAGTGACTATGGTGCAAAAGGAAGTGGCCGAACGGATGGTGGCTGCGCCCGGCGGCAAAGATTACGGCGCTTTGTCCGTGGCGGTGCAATATTATACTCAGCCGGAAATTCTGTTTAACGTGCCGCCGCAAAGCTTCATCCCCTCGCCGGCCGTGGAATCTGCAGTAATCCGCTGTACCGTGCGAAATGTGCCGCCGGTGGCATTACAGGAGGAAAAACTGTTTTTCCGGGTGGTAAAAGGAGCTTTTGCCCAGCGGCGCAAAACCCTTTCCAATGCCTTAAAGACCACCGGACTGGACAAGGCCGCCATTGGCTGGATGTTATCCCAGGCCGCCATAGATCCCCAGCGGCGGGGAGAGACTCTCTCTCTTCAGGAGTTTGCCGATATAGCTAATGCCTGGAGCACTTACAAGAATCGCTAA